The sequence below is a genomic window from Paenibacillus sp. DCT19.
AGATTTATCCGTAGGTAAACCAGTTAGATGATCTCCATGCAGATGAAAGCTCGTCTGCTCAGCTGGTTTCATCTCAAGCCAGGCATATAAAGATAAAGCCATACCCAGGGTATCAAACCCTGGGCCTAAATTTGCTGTACTTGCAGGTACTTTGACTGTAACTTTTTGTTTCAAGCTCATACGGATTGTTGCTCCAGTTGTGCAATTGCCGCCATAACCGCTTCTTCAGTATCTTCCACGACAAGTGGTTCCGTTGCTACTGTTTTGATCGCGATATTTGGATCTTTCAAGCCGTGACCTGTCAATACACAGACAACAGTCTCTCCACCTTTAAAGTATCCTTCTTGTTTCAATTTATATACTCCTGCCACTGAAGCAGCAGATGCAGGTTCGGCAAAGATACCCTCACGAGCCGCAATAGTGCGGTATGCTGTCAAAATTTCTTCATCGGTTACATAGTTGATCTGTCCACCGGACTCTTCAGCTGCAGCAACCGCTGTTTTCCAGCTTGCTGGATTACCAATTCGAATAGCTGTAGCCACAGTTTCAGGTTCCAGGATCGGTTCACCTTTAACGATAGCCATAGCACCCTCAGCCTCAAAACCAACCATACGTGGCAAGGAATTCGATTTACCGGCCTCTTTGTATTCTTTGAAGCCTTTCCAGTATGCAGAGATATTCCCCGCATTACCCACAGGAATCGCCAATACGTCAGGAGCTTGACCCAATTGATCTACCACTTCGAACGCAGCTGTCTTTTGTCCTTCAATACGGAACGGATTGACAGAGTTTACAAGCGTGATAGGATGTTTGGCAGTGATCTCACGGACAATCTCCAGGGCACGGTCAAAGTTACCATTGATCGCAATGACTTTAGCTCCGTAGATCATAGCTTGAGCAAGCTTACCCAGAGCGATGTTGTTATTCGGAATCAACACGATACAATTCAATCCACCGCGAGCCGCATAGGCAGCAGCAGCAGCAGACGTATTACCTGTTGAAGCACACATGATCGTGCGGCTTCCTTCTTCCATTGCTTTTGCTACAGCCATAACCATACCACGGTCTTTGAATGAACCACTTGGATTCAAGCCTTCGTATTTGAAATATAAGTTCAAGCCAAGTTCTTTGGACAGA
It includes:
- the thrC gene encoding threonine synthase — translated: MRYQGLLQTYKEYLPVNENTPMLTLQEGNTPLVHAENLSKELGLNLYFKYEGLNPSGSFKDRGMVMAVAKAMEEGSRTIMCASTGNTSAAAAAYAARGGLNCIVLIPNNNIALGKLAQAMIYGAKVIAINGNFDRALEIVREITAKHPITLVNSVNPFRIEGQKTAAFEVVDQLGQAPDVLAIPVGNAGNISAYWKGFKEYKEAGKSNSLPRMVGFEAEGAMAIVKGEPILEPETVATAIRIGNPASWKTAVAAAEESGGQINYVTDEEILTAYRTIAAREGIFAEPASAASVAGVYKLKQEGYFKGGETVVCVLTGHGLKDPNIAIKTVATEPLVVEDTEEAVMAAIAQLEQQSV